In Thalassococcus sp. S3, the sequence GTGGCGCAGGCATCGTTCGATCCGGGCATGGTTCAGCGACCGCAGGCGAACGCTTTTTATGAGCGCTGGCAGACCCGTCTTTTTGGAGATTTGGCCTGTTCCACCTCTCGGGACGGATTTGTCTATGTTCCTCTGCAGGGCAAATTGCTGCGCCACAGGTCCTTTCAAACCTGTGCCCCCATCGACATGCTGAAGGCGGTTTTGGAGCACGATCCCCGACCCGTGATCGCAACGCTTCATCCCAAGGAGGTTTACTCGGCCCGCGAAAGGCGAAAACTGTCGCAATTGGCAGAGCGTTATCCAAGGCTCACCGTGACGACGGGCCGAATGGAAGAGTGCCTGAGCGGCTGCGACTATGTCGTGACACAGAATTCCAGCGCCGCCTTTGCCGGCTATTTCTTTGGAAAACCGGCGGTTTTGTTTGCCCGGATCGATTTTCATCACATCGCGGCGAATGTCGCTGAATTGGGTATCCGGTCAGCCTTGACCGACGGCCCCGAAATGGCGCCGGACTATGCCGGCTACGTGCATTGGTTCTGGCAAGTGATGTCGATCAACGCGGGGCATGCCGGTGCCGAAGATCAGATCCGCATGCGTTTGAAGCGAGCGGGTTGGCCGATGTAAAAAAAGCGCCACCAAGGGCGCCCTTTTCATTCGGATCTTCTGAACGTTCAGATCGACTCGTCGATCCAGCCTTGAAGGGCCGCTTTGGACGCAGCACCTGCCCGGTTCGAGACAACTTCGCCATTCTTGAAGATGAAAAGCGCCGGGATGCCGCGCACACCCATGGCCGCCGCGGCGTTCGGATTGCTGTCGACGTCGACCTTGGCAATTTTGACTTTGCCTTCATATTCCGACGACAGCTCTTCAAGCGCTGGGCCGATTTGCTTGCAAGGGCCACACCACTCGGCCCAGAAATCCACCAATACGGGGATGTCGGAGTTTTTGACTTCGGTGTCGAAGGTAGCGTCCGTGACGGCGACGGTGGACATGATCGGATCTCCTGAGAGCAGTGTTAGGCGACGTAAATTAGGGAGCGACAACTTTACCGTCAAGATATGGGGTTCGGTAGAGAGAATCCATCACAAGATTGTGCTGGAGCATCATAAGGTGTGCCGTTCGGGTCCAAAGGATTGCGGTTTCAATACGTTGCTCGGGAAAGATTTGGGCCAGCGCGTGTGAATAGGCGCCCATCTGGCGCAGCACTCCTTCGGGACATCGGTCCGGCGCGTCGGGTACAACGCGATTGGTCTTGAAATCCACCGCCAGGACCCGGTCAGAGGAGACGAGCAACCGGTCTATCGTTCCATGAAGCCGCGCTGGACCCAGATCAGCGCTGATCGGCACCTCGCTCAAAGCGGTTTCGTCGAAAAGCCAATCGAGGTCGGGCCGCACGAGAACCTGCGTCGCCTCGTCAAGAAGCGCGCCACATTCCGTCTTGGGCAGGTCCAGAAGGCGCTGGCTGGCCTGCGGCCACGACGCTCTTGGCAGACGCGGCAGATGTTCAAAGAGAAGATGAATGCGTGTGCCCCGGATCTTTGCCTCCTCCTCGCTCCGCCCGTCCTCGCCGGGAAGCGCCTTGGCACCGCCCAGATCCGATGGGCTGACGGTTTGTGACGGATCAATGACCTTTGGTGCTGCTTTTGAAATCCATGCAGGTGGTTTGGTTGCGGCTAAAGATTTGCCCGGCATCGACAGGTCGGGAAGGTCGATCCAATCCCCGTTGCTAAGCCGCAATCCTTCGCCATTGGGAAGAGAGATTGTTTCGGCACCGCTGGTCTTGAGACCGGCCTCGACCCTTTGATACCAGGTATCGCCGCTTTTGGCGTCAAGCTCCCCCGCACCGGCTACGATAAGCCACTTTTCCGCACGTGTCAGAGCCACATAGAGCAGGCGCAGCCTTTCGTTTTTGAGCCGGGTTTGAGCGGCCTCGCGCGCGTTCCGGATCAAGTCGGGCGCCTGGGCTTTCGGGACAGACCAAACCGGGATGTCCCCGGCCATGAGGATCGTGTCGTCCACGGGCGCGCGCCGGCGGCATGTATCGGGCAGGATCACAATCGGTGCTTCCAAACCCTTGGAGCCATGCACAGTCATCACCCTCACCTGATCTCCGGCGGCATCAATCTGGCGCTTGATCTCCAGATCGTCGGTTTCCATCCAGGACAGGAAGCCCGTCAGGCTTGGCGTTTCGTTCCGTTCGTAAGCCAGCGCTTGGGCCAGAAGTGCGTTTATGCCATCTTCTGCCTCGCGCCCCAGCCGGCTCAGCAGGTTGCGACGGCCCAGATGGCGGGTCAGCATCCGCTCGATCAGATCGTAGGGCCTTAAAAAATCGGTTTGTGCCCGCAGGTCATTGAGCACGGCCAGGGTCGGTCCGTGCTCCTCTGTCCGTTCACGCAAAGCCTGCCACAAAAACGGGTTTTCCCGATGATGCGCGAGGGTAAAGAGCGCCTGCTCGCTCCAGCCGAAAAGCGGTGACCGCAGGACCGTGGCAAGAGAGAGACTGTCTTCGGGTGTGGCTAAAAACCGAAGCAACGCGGCAAGGTCTCTGACAGCCAGTTCGGCGCCGACCTTTAGCCGGTCAGCCCCGGCGATCGGAATATCGCGTGACTTGCACGCACGAATGATTTCGGCAAAGAGGTCCGACCGGCGCTGCACCAGGATCAGCACGTCGCCAGCCCGGATCGGGCGCTTTCCAAGACGGCCGTCCTGTTCGTCCGGGATTGTGTGGCCCTCACCCAGCCAGGTGCTGATCTGGTCGGCGATCTGCGTGGCCAAGGTCACGTTATGATGCTGCGGGCTACGCCGGTCGACCGGGTTGTCCCAAGCCCGGTCATCTTCCTCCTTGTTAGGCTCTATCACAGGCCAAAGATCGACGCGACCGGGCAACGCATCCTTGAACGCGCGGTGCTGGCTGTCGAGATGAAAACCGGCCTCGGAACTCTCGCGAAAGACGGTATCGACAAGCCGCAAGATCGCCTCGGCGGATCGGAATGAGAATTCCAGCGACAAGGACTGAAGGCTGGTCCCGCTATCTTCAAGGCGGCGCCCGAACTCTGCCTGCATGCGATCAAACGCGGCGGCGTCGGCACCCTGAAAGGAATAGATCGACTGTTTCTTGTCACCAACGACAAAGATCGTCCGCTCGACATTCGGGCGCGCGCCCAGACCGCTTGTGAACTCCTGTGCAAGCTTTTCGATCACGTCCCATTGTTCGGGGCTGGTGTCTTGCGCTTCGTCTACAAGGATGTGGTCAATTCCGCCATCCAGCCGGAACAACACCCAGGCCGCCACCGCCGGATCATTCAGCAATTGCCGGGCCTTCAGGATCAGATCGTCGAAATCAAGCCAACCCCTTGCCTGCTTCTGAAAAGCATACCGGGGCAGAAAGGCGTGGGCGAAACCGTGCAAAGCGTCGGCCTTGCGGGCTGCGGCGAGTGCGATGCGCTGGGCGCGGGCGTCTTCAACCCGGGCCATCCACGCTTCGAGCGGCGGGATGAGATCCGGGTGCGCCTTTCGCACCGCACCGGTTGGAAACTTGCTTCGCTCTTCCCCCATCTTCGCGGCAAAGGGATTGGTGGCGGTCGGGCCAGTCAGAAACACCGCTTCCAACGTTTCAAGGGCGCTGAAATCGAGCGCTGACAAAGCGGACAGCTTTGCCGCGGCCTTCTGATCGGTCGTGCCCCCCGTCTTAAGTGCTGCGACCAATGGGTTAAGAAGGTCAGCTTCCCCCCCGACGAAAACAGAGGCGGAAAGCGCGTCTTCGGTAAGGGATGGGGACAGCCCAAAATGCCCTGCAATGCCTCGCCAGTCCAAGACGTCGGCGAAGCTTGTTCTTTTGCTGACAACGGACTGGGTAAACGTCTCAAGATCATCGCCCGCCAGATAGGCGGCGACCTTTCGAACAAGATGCGCCTCCGTGCCTTGGGCCATGTCTTCCACGATCTCATTGCGCAAAAGCGCAGCCGCGCGGTCTTCGATCTCTCTGAATTGCGGGCTTACCCCGGCTTCAAGTGGAAAACGGCGCAGAAGAGACGCGCAGAACGAGTGGATGGTCTGGATCTTCAATCCGCCCGGTGTCTCGATTGCGCGGGCAAAAAGCGTTCGCGCATCGCGCAGGCGCAGGGGGTCCAGCGGGCCGTCGACCCCCAACTCGCTCAGCTCTGCCTTCAGCGGGTCGTCCGCAAGCATGGCCCAGCTTCCAAGCCGTGCGAACAGGCGGTTCTGCATCTCGCTCGCGGCTGCCTTGGTATAGGTCAAGCACAGGATTCTCTGAGGTTCCGTTCCATCAAGAAGAAGCCGTGCCACCCGGTCGGTGAGCACCCTTGTCTTGCCGGATCCGGCATTCGCAGCCAGCCAGGTCGAGGCGCGCGGGTCCGCTGCCTGAACCTGCCGTTCGGTCGCTGCGTTACGCCTGCTCATGCAAGGTCCACCGGAACGGGCTGGTCAGTGAGATCCCATTCCCCAAACCGGGCGAGTTGATCGTAGTCGCCGATATCGGTGTCCTTCTGCATCTTGAGCCTGGACGTGTACCCTTGATTGGGCTCGAAATACGCCCCGATCAGTCCGATGAACTGGGCCCAGACCTTTTCGGCGGGTTCATCCGCCAGCGGTGCGGCGCTTTCGGCTGCTCCGGGCCCCAGACCAAGGTAAACTGCGCGGCTGACAGGCGTCGGATCCAGGTCAAAGAAACCGCCCTTTTCAGCCATTGCGGCTTCCAGCAGCAGTTGCTTGTCAAAATATTTCTGCTCGTTCTTTGAAGGAGGCGTACCGGTCTTGTAATCGTAGATCCGAAGCCGTCCCGACGCATCCATGTCGATGCGGTCGGCCACACCTTCCAGGGTGAATGCCGGGTCCGAAACCGCAACCCGTCCGCGCCGCTCGAACGCAAACGGGCGCGCTTCGGTTTGGCGCTCGATTTCGGCCTGCAGAAAGATGTCGGCAATCCGACCAAGGCGGGCCTGCCACATCACCCGCGCCGTAGGCCAGGGCACCCGAGACCGAAGTTGTGTGTCTGCCAAGGCAAGGAAGTGGTCCCGCGACAGCCTGGTTCGGTCCTCCAGCGTGGCGCGAATGAACGCTTCGAGCACTTCATGAACGACAACCCCCCGCAGTAGCGGACCGGGCGCCTGAACAAGCGGATCTAGCCGTCTGAGGCGCAGCACATGTTTGGCATAGATTGCGTAAGGATCCCGGATCAGGCGCTTGACATCGGTGACCGAAATCTTGCGAGGGCGCGCCGTGACCGGAGGACGGGGCGATGGACGCGGCGCCGGCGCGGTCAATGGCGCCTCTTCAAGCGTTGCCGCCCAGGATAGCCAGGTGTCTCCGCGTGCTTTCATCGCGGCCAGCGTCTCGGGCCCTTTCAACGCGGGAAGACCGCCAAGAAGATTGGAGAGCCGGTTGATCCAGCGGGACGGAACGCTTTGCGCGTCGTCAGATCGGATTGCCCGGGTCAGCCAAACCTCCCGCGCGGCGATGGCCTGCTGAAAATCGTGCGCCGACAGGCCGATGCGCCGCTCGGGCAGAAGGAGCCCGGCATCCTTGCGCATCTGGCGGTTCAACCACGGATCGGGTTTCGCGGCTTCCGGCCAGGTGCCTTCGTTCAGGCCGCCAAGGATCAAAAGGTCGGCGCCCTGAACGCGGGCCTCAAGGGTGCCCCAGATCATGATGCCGGGGTGGGGTGCATCGCGGTCTCGCACCTCTTCCCGTGACAGCAGGGCACCCAGAAGATCCGCGAAGACACGCGCCTCCATCTGTCCGCCGTGATCCGCCTCTTGCTCCAGCGCGTCGAGGACCGATAGCGCCTTTATGCCCGCGTTCTTGTCCCAAAGCGTGAGATCCGGTGCGTCGCCACTGCCCCGCGCTATGACTTCGGCCACGTTCCGCAGATGTGCGACCCAGCGCGTCAGAGGCTTCTCCCCATCTACAATCCGATCGCAAAAGGCGTCGGTCACCCACTTGGCCCACCGCGCTGCAATCGGATTGTTATGGGCTTCGGCCCAGGCGGCCAGCGGTTCGGGTTCAGGGAAAGGAATGCCCTTGCTGCGGACATGAAGTTCGAAGTCACGCGTCAGGAGAAGATGTTCGTTCCGGTCCGCGCCGTCATGACACAGTGGATGCTTGAGGATGGTCAGCAACATCTCGGACGTCAGTTGCCGCGAGAACAAACCTGCCACATGCCGCAAGAACCGTCCCGGTGGCGCAAGCTGCAGGGGTTGGCCGGCGCTGTCATCCGGCAGCAAATCCCAACGGTCCAGCGCCGCCGTCACCTGCCGCGTCAACATCCTGTCCGGCGTGATCAGGGCCGCCGTCTGGCCCGTCTCGGCAGCCTCGCGCAAGCGTAACGCGATTGCCAACGCCTCATCACGGGGAGAGGGTGCCTCCACCCACGTGACCTGTTCGAAAGCAGGCTCTAACTTGGGTAAATCCGGCCCTTCATCCAACCACGCATCCGTTACGGGGGCGGGTCTGAGCGCAAGGGAAACGACCCGGTTGCGTGCCGGCGCGGACGGTTGGTCATCGCGCCACTTTGCGATCTCAGCGGCCTTGATCCCAAGGTTTACCATCAGCGCACGAAAGCGGTATTGGGGGTGGTCTTCGGACACCATCGGATCAGCGAGTTCGGACCAGATTGACGAGGGCAGGTCGAAATCGAAACCCGGTAGAACCAAAGCGCCTTGAGGAAGACGTGACACTGCTTCCATAAGCATCATCGTGGTGCCGCGGGATCCGGTGGAACCGGCAACGATCACCGGATGCTGGGGCGGTTCCCGGTCCCAACGGTCGACCAGATGCTCGGTGAGGCGACGCAGATGCGATTGCCCGTCTAGACCCGCCTCCTCATTGTCAAAAAAGGCCTGTACGATCCCGATAAAGGTCTGTGCGCGGGACCAGTGCCCCGAAAGGTCGGTGACATCGAGATCTGAAATGGCTTGCGGCAGGACACCTTCACCTTGCATTTCGTCAAGAAGCTCGGCCAATCCATCCGCCAGATCGTAGAGGGATGCGCGCGGCGCCAGATCGGGTTGCCGTTGCAACAACCTGTCGACAAGCTGGGCAATCTCCAACCGCCGTCGCAGCGGTGACACGGGATTGGGGAGAGCGATGCGATCCTCGATCTCTCCCACCTCGTTCAAGAGCTTGATGCGGGGCAAAAGCCGCGCCGGGCCATCGTCGAAAATCTCTCTCAGGCGCCTGGCCATACGACGTGTGTTCACGATCAGTTCGACCTGGGCGAGGGCGGTTGGCGGCATGCCCTGCATGCGCTCAGACAGCCCGTGAACAAGCGAGGCGGGAAAATCGACACCGGGGGGGAGAGCAAAGACGCGCGGTGTCTTTGACGGTTCAAACAGCATCGCGCGCCAAAAGCTCCTCGGCCAGTTGTATCCCGGCCGGATGTCCCACATCACACCACATGCCGGGATAGGTCAGACCAAACAGACGACCGCGCGCCAGCATTTTGTCCCAGACCCGATTCAGAGAAAAGACCGGGTCCGTGATGTCGGACAGGTCGCCGGTCTTCAGAATTTGCGCGCCACCATAAACGACATCGGGGCCGCGAGAGATGCGGTTCTCGTCATCCAGACTGAAATCGCCAGCTCCAATCCGACCAACGGCTTGCCGGAGCGGCACGCAAATGACCAAGGCGTCCATCCGGGCGGGATCCCAGGCCCTTTGCAAAAGCGAAAGCGGGTTGGGGCCGGACCAGACGGCATCGCTGTTCAATGTGAATAGGGGGGCAGGTCCCAGCAGCGGCAGCGCCGCCTTGAGACCCCCGCCGGTGTCGAGGATATCCGGCATTTCCCGCGAAATTTCGACGTCCTTTGACGCCAGATGTTTTTCCAGAACGGCGGCCTGATAGTGCGTATTCACCACGATCCGGGAGAGGTTGATGTCCTCGGTAAGAGCCAAGGCATGGTCGATGAGCGGGCGGCCTGCAACCTCAAGCAAGGGTTTGGGCCGGTCTTTCACAAGATCGCCCATCCGGGTTCCGAACCCGGCGGCAAAGATCATCAGGGATGGGTTGGCGTCGCGCATTTTTCTTTCAAACGGATCAAATCATCCTTTGTCGGTCGCGGCAACGTTTGCAGCACAAGATCTGAGATCCCCGCGAGGGCCGGATGGTCAAGGTCGCTTACCATATGCGCCCAGACCCGAGGGATCAGATCGATGTAGCGTGGCTTACCATGATCGAGCCCAAGTCGCGCGAAAACCCCGATGATGCGAAGGTTGCGCTGAACGCCCAAAGCCGCGTAAGCGGTGCGGAACGCGTGGTCGTCGGAACCGGTTTGTTCGATGAAATGTGCGATCATCCGCATCTCGGTTCCCGCAGACACGTCACGCCGGGCATCCTGCAGGAGAGAGACAAGATCATAAGCCGGGTGACCCAGAAGGGCATCCTGAAAGTCCAGAAGACCGACCCTGGCAATGTCCTCGCGGTCGGGCAGCCAAAGCAGGTTTTCGGCGTGGTAGTCTCGCTGGATCAGAACAGCGGGTCCGTCGGTGGTTTGATAGAGAAGATCGGAAAATCGGTCGATGAACCGCGATACAACGGTCTTGTCCACATCGGTCAAAGCATCCGCATAACGCGTGAAGGCCAGTGCGGAAAATTCGGCCATCTGCTGGGGCGTATACCGGTCAAGCGGTGGTGGCTCTGATCTGCCGAGTGCAATCAGAAGGTCGGTTGCCGCCCTGTAAAGCTGGGGTTCAAGGTCGGGTTGTTTCTCTAGGATACGGGCGAACAGGTCATCCCCCAGATCTTCGATGATCAGCAAACCGGCCTCGATATCCTGTGCCAGGATGCGAGGTGCGCTGAGTTTCTGGAGCGTCAGATATTCCGCAATGTGGATGAAGGGGCGAACATCCTCGCCGCGATCCGGCGGTGCATCCATCAAAACCGCGCTTCGTCCTGTGCTGGCGTCCCGCAATCGCTCATAGCGTCGATTGGATGCGTCCCCCGCAAGCGGTGCGCGCTGTGCCGCGGCCCAGTCCGTACCCGCGATGAATTCGGAGATTTGCGCTGACCGATCTTTCATGCGGTAAGCCCGTTCAATCGAGCCGTCCAGGGCGCGGCGGACCAGCAGAAGGTGAGATGCCGCACGCCGTCATCCGTGGCATCCGCGTCAAGCTTGAGATGCAGGGCGCCAGATGGTGCCATGTCGGCCATACGGTCCGGCCATTCCACCAGGCAAATTGCTGTCTCGAACGCCCCGTTCAGGCCAAGTTCTTCGAGCTCATCCATCGAGGTGATCCGGTAGAGATCTGCATGCCACACCTCTCCCTTCGTCGTGTCGTAGGTCTGAACAAGTGTGAATGTCGGCGAGGGAACATCCTCTGGCATGTCGAGAAGGGATTGGATCATCGCCCGCGCAAAATGCGTTTTCCCCGCGCCGATCTCACCTTCCAGAAGAATCGTGTCTCCGGGCGCGAGGTCTTTCGCAATCACGCGGGCAATCGCTGCCGTGTCGCTTTCGCTTTTGGAGGTTCGTTTAAGTTGCCTGCACTGCATGCGCGCACAATGGCGGGCGCTTTGGGCTGCTGCAAGTCGGATCAGGTGGCTGAATGCTCCAAAGTGATCCGCTCAAGTTCCGGCAGCACAGATCCGATTGGCCGTTTGAACACCACCATGGTCGCGCCTGATTGAACCGGATGAACCTGGCAAAGAATGGCGTCGCCGGATTTAAGCTCCATCGAGGCGGTCCAGTCAGATCGGTTTTCGCAACCCAGGATGTAATCCCGCAAGTCGCCCAATACCGGCGTAGGCGCGCAGGCGCTTTGCCAATGGCGGGTGGCATCGACGATAGAGATATCGGCAAAGCTGCTGTCTGGATCGACCCCCCACATATCCCGGTAGGCCTGGTTGGTGAGCGTGACCACCCCGGTGCTGGAAAAGACCACGATTGCATCGTCGAGACGATCAAGGATCGATTGGCTCAACTCCAGTTCGGATCGGAACCGCCGGGTCAGTGTGATCTCCGCCGTGATGTCTTCGATGAGAAATGCAATGGCGCCATCTGGGTGGGGGCGACCCGTCACACGGTATGTAGATCCCGACGGAAGCGTCCACGTTTCAGAGTATCGTCCGTCGGAAGCGGCTGCCACAAGTTCCGCGATCTGATCGCGCCAGCTTCCATAATTCTTGGGCTCCGGCATCATGCGTGCATCGCGAAGCCGGTCGAAGAAGGACAAAAGGTTGGGCCGCGCGCTGAGAAAGTCAGCCGGTAGCGCGGTCAGGTCGATCAATGCCGGATTGAAGAGCGCCAATTGCCGGTTGCGGTCAAAGATGGCGAGGCCGATGGAGAGTTGAGCGAACGTTTTCGCCAGTGTCTGAACAAAGTTGCGCTGGGCGATCTCAGCATTGACGACGGCGTCGACATCCACGGCATAGAAGGTTCTGTGATGATCGGTTCGGGTGATAGAGACATCGTACCAGTAAAACTTTTCCCGGCCTGGCACGGTAATCGACGCCCGGACCTTGCTGCCCGTCGGACGGTCCTCAAGCGAGGTTTGGAACAAGCGTTTGTCGGGATCGGGTGTGGAATCGAAAACGGTTTTATAGAGTTTGGCATAGGCCGGG encodes:
- the addA gene encoding double-strand break repair helicase AddA, coding for MSRRNAATERQVQAADPRASTWLAANAGSGKTRVLTDRVARLLLDGTEPQRILCLTYTKAAASEMQNRLFARLGSWAMLADDPLKAELSELGVDGPLDPLRLRDARTLFARAIETPGGLKIQTIHSFCASLLRRFPLEAGVSPQFREIEDRAAALLRNEIVEDMAQGTEAHLVRKVAAYLAGDDLETFTQSVVSKRTSFADVLDWRGIAGHFGLSPSLTEDALSASVFVGGEADLLNPLVAALKTGGTTDQKAAAKLSALSALDFSALETLEAVFLTGPTATNPFAAKMGEERSKFPTGAVRKAHPDLIPPLEAWMARVEDARAQRIALAAARKADALHGFAHAFLPRYAFQKQARGWLDFDDLILKARQLLNDPAVAAWVLFRLDGGIDHILVDEAQDTSPEQWDVIEKLAQEFTSGLGARPNVERTIFVVGDKKQSIYSFQGADAAAFDRMQAEFGRRLEDSGTSLQSLSLEFSFRSAEAILRLVDTVFRESSEAGFHLDSQHRAFKDALPGRVDLWPVIEPNKEEDDRAWDNPVDRRSPQHHNVTLATQIADQISTWLGEGHTIPDEQDGRLGKRPIRAGDVLILVQRRSDLFAEIIRACKSRDIPIAGADRLKVGAELAVRDLAALLRFLATPEDSLSLATVLRSPLFGWSEQALFTLAHHRENPFLWQALRERTEEHGPTLAVLNDLRAQTDFLRPYDLIERMLTRHLGRRNLLSRLGREAEDGINALLAQALAYERNETPSLTGFLSWMETDDLEIKRQIDAAGDQVRVMTVHGSKGLEAPIVILPDTCRRRAPVDDTILMAGDIPVWSVPKAQAPDLIRNAREAAQTRLKNERLRLLYVALTRAEKWLIVAGAGELDAKSGDTWYQRVEAGLKTSGAETISLPNGEGLRLSNGDWIDLPDLSMPGKSLAATKPPAWISKAAPKVIDPSQTVSPSDLGGAKALPGEDGRSEEEAKIRGTRIHLLFEHLPRLPRASWPQASQRLLDLPKTECGALLDEATQVLVRPDLDWLFDETALSEVPISADLGPARLHGTIDRLLVSSDRVLAVDFKTNRVVPDAPDRCPEGVLRQMGAYSHALAQIFPEQRIETAILWTRTAHLMMLQHNLVMDSLYRTPYLDGKVVAP
- the tsaE gene encoding tRNA (adenosine(37)-N6)-threonylcarbamoyltransferase complex ATPase subunit type 1 TsaE → MQCRQLKRTSKSESDTAAIARVIAKDLAPGDTILLEGEIGAGKTHFARAMIQSLLDMPEDVPSPTFTLVQTYDTTKGEVWHADLYRITSMDELEELGLNGAFETAICLVEWPDRMADMAPSGALHLKLDADATDDGVRHLTFCWSAAPWTARLNGLTA
- the addB gene encoding double-strand break repair protein AddB, whose translation is MLFEPSKTPRVFALPPGVDFPASLVHGLSERMQGMPPTALAQVELIVNTRRMARRLREIFDDGPARLLPRIKLLNEVGEIEDRIALPNPVSPLRRRLEIAQLVDRLLQRQPDLAPRASLYDLADGLAELLDEMQGEGVLPQAISDLDVTDLSGHWSRAQTFIGIVQAFFDNEEAGLDGQSHLRRLTEHLVDRWDREPPQHPVIVAGSTGSRGTTMMLMEAVSRLPQGALVLPGFDFDLPSSIWSELADPMVSEDHPQYRFRALMVNLGIKAAEIAKWRDDQPSAPARNRVVSLALRPAPVTDAWLDEGPDLPKLEPAFEQVTWVEAPSPRDEALAIALRLREAAETGQTAALITPDRMLTRQVTAALDRWDLLPDDSAGQPLQLAPPGRFLRHVAGLFSRQLTSEMLLTILKHPLCHDGADRNEHLLLTRDFELHVRSKGIPFPEPEPLAAWAEAHNNPIAARWAKWVTDAFCDRIVDGEKPLTRWVAHLRNVAEVIARGSGDAPDLTLWDKNAGIKALSVLDALEQEADHGGQMEARVFADLLGALLSREEVRDRDAPHPGIMIWGTLEARVQGADLLILGGLNEGTWPEAAKPDPWLNRQMRKDAGLLLPERRIGLSAHDFQQAIAAREVWLTRAIRSDDAQSVPSRWINRLSNLLGGLPALKGPETLAAMKARGDTWLSWAATLEEAPLTAPAPRPSPRPPVTARPRKISVTDVKRLIRDPYAIYAKHVLRLRRLDPLVQAPGPLLRGVVVHEVLEAFIRATLEDRTRLSRDHFLALADTQLRSRVPWPTARVMWQARLGRIADIFLQAEIERQTEARPFAFERRGRVAVSDPAFTLEGVADRIDMDASGRLRIYDYKTGTPPSKNEQKYFDKQLLLEAAMAEKGGFFDLDPTPVSRAVYLGLGPGAAESAAPLADEPAEKVWAQFIGLIGAYFEPNQGYTSRLKMQKDTDIGDYDQLARFGEWDLTDQPVPVDLA
- the trxA gene encoding thioredoxin, whose amino-acid sequence is MSTVAVTDATFDTEVKNSDIPVLVDFWAEWCGPCKQIGPALEELSSEYEGKVKIAKVDVDSNPNAAAAMGVRGIPALFIFKNGEVVSNRAGAASKAALQGWIDESI
- a CDS encoding nucleotidyltransferase family protein; this translates as MRDANPSLMIFAAGFGTRMGDLVKDRPKPLLEVAGRPLIDHALALTEDINLSRIVVNTHYQAAVLEKHLASKDVEISREMPDILDTGGGLKAALPLLGPAPLFTLNSDAVWSGPNPLSLLQRAWDPARMDALVICVPLRQAVGRIGAGDFSLDDENRISRGPDVVYGGAQILKTGDLSDITDPVFSLNRVWDKMLARGRLFGLTYPGMWCDVGHPAGIQLAEELLARDAV
- a CDS encoding PAS-domain containing protein; this translates as MIVSELIIISLASAVTAALAVLWLIASQTRDTRNWPDIAREPVFLFDGAELLEANVAAQKMLPDREEPLEWSELAAMLSRRFAAFPSDQQHVQASSPLILEAKDRQDRSEAHLEWLDGIYRVHIRNQHAKLKGNTSDLTALTQMRHELTTLRTATQGTPYPAWQIDDEGKVSWYNPAYAKLYKTVFDSTPDPDKRLFQTSLEDRPTGSKVRASITVPGREKFYWYDVSITRTDHHRTFYAVDVDAVVNAEIAQRNFVQTLAKTFAQLSIGLAIFDRNRQLALFNPALIDLTALPADFLSARPNLLSFFDRLRDARMMPEPKNYGSWRDQIAELVAAASDGRYSETWTLPSGSTYRVTGRPHPDGAIAFLIEDITAEITLTRRFRSELELSQSILDRLDDAIVVFSSTGVVTLTNQAYRDMWGVDPDSSFADISIVDATRHWQSACAPTPVLGDLRDYILGCENRSDWTASMELKSGDAILCQVHPVQSGATMVVFKRPIGSVLPELERITLEHSAT
- a CDS encoding aminoglycoside phosphotransferase family protein, whose amino-acid sequence is MKDRSAQISEFIAGTDWAAAQRAPLAGDASNRRYERLRDASTGRSAVLMDAPPDRGEDVRPFIHIAEYLTLQKLSAPRILAQDIEAGLLIIEDLGDDLFARILEKQPDLEPQLYRAATDLLIALGRSEPPPLDRYTPQQMAEFSALAFTRYADALTDVDKTVVSRFIDRFSDLLYQTTDGPAVLIQRDYHAENLLWLPDREDIARVGLLDFQDALLGHPAYDLVSLLQDARRDVSAGTEMRMIAHFIEQTGSDDHAFRTAYAALGVQRNLRIIGVFARLGLDHGKPRYIDLIPRVWAHMVSDLDHPALAGISDLVLQTLPRPTKDDLIRLKEKCATPTHP